The proteins below are encoded in one region of Helianthus annuus cultivar XRQ/B chromosome 2, HanXRQr2.0-SUNRISE, whole genome shotgun sequence:
- the LOC110927252 gene encoding protein ACCELERATED CELL DEATH 6, whose protein sequence is MDKILFEASLTGNVQVLNELLAQDELILDRVSLTRVSETPLHIAALRGHNDFAKILLLKKPTLATSLDSSRQTPLHLAAAAGHVEIARELLHVTSAEGCRFCDKDGRTPLYLAAKNEQLEIIKLLIETKPDLCKELQENGETILHTCIFYNRFEAFKLLCQLWNEDDELAMLKDRNGNTLLHLAAGHKQVQTVKYLLQKSSIRTNKNVVNKHGFTALDVLDHCPRDFDALGIRTLLLEANVQRSKHVKSFQTDESASSQNVMSNNKPNGNWLEKQRGILILATIVVATTSFYSGLHPPGGTFTDSKDGPLGNAVKTEPDVGPFSDFVIQNTIIMVLSLMIFVVLLSGIPLRNKFCLWVLNLATLCIMFFVAVTYLVEIANMSPDTWVNGLTMIMCYAWMLLCLLFAVSHTISFMTWVVKKLLKARTRTKMRNNNPINGV, encoded by the exons ATGGACAAAATCCTCTTTGAAGCTTCCTTAACAGGAAATGTACAAGTCCTCAACGAATTACTCGCTCAAGACGAATTAATTCTCGATAGAGTTTCGCTAACCAGAGTCAGCGAAACTCCATTGCACATTGCAGCCTTGAGAGGCCACAATGATTTCGCGAAGATTCTTCTTCTCAAAAAACCAACACTTGCCACGTCCCTCGACTCGTCAAGGCAAACGCCACTTCACTTGGCCGCAGCCGCGGGCCACGTGGAGATCGCACGCGAACTTTTGCATGTCACGAGTGCGGAAGGATGTCGTTTTTGCGACAAAGATGGAAGAACACCTCTCTACTTGGCTGCCAAAAATGAACAGTTGGAGATTATCAAACTCTTGATTGAAACAAAACCTGATCTCTGTAAAGAATTGCAAGAAAATGGGGAAACTATTTTGCATACATGTATATTTTATAATCGTTTTGAAGCATTTAAATTGTTGTGCCAATTGTGGAATGAAGATGATGAGCTGGCAATGCTGAAAGACCGTAATGGGAACACCCTCTTGCACCTAGCTGCTGGTCATAAACAAGTTCAG ACTGTGAAGTATCTGCTTCAGAAATCTAGTATCAGAACAAATAAAAACGTTGTTAATAAACACGGGTTCACAGCATTAGATGTTCTTGATCATTGTCCACGTGATTTCGACGCATTAGGAATCCGAACTTTACTATTGGAAGCCAACGTTCAAAGATCCAAACATGTTAAATCATTCCAAACTGACGAATCCGCTTCGTCGCAAAATGTTATGAGTAACAACAAGCCGAACGGAAACTGGTTAGAAAAACAACGCGGGATTCTCATACTTGCGACGATAGTAGTCGCAACAACGTCGTTCTACTCAGGGCTACACCCTCCAGGAGGGACGTTTACGGATTCTAAGGACGGGCCGCTAGGAAACGCGGTCAAAACCGAACCGGATGTGGGACCGTTCAGTGATTTCGTGATCCAGAACACGATAATCATGGTTTTATCATTGATGATATTTGTGGTGTTGCTAAGTGGAATCCCTTTAAGGAACAAGTTTTGTTTGTGGGTGCTCAATTTAGCGACGCTTTGCATCATGTTTTTCGTGGCGGTTACGTACTTGGTGGAGATAGCCAACATGTCCCCTGACACGTGGGTGAATGGGCTAACTATGATCATGTGTTATGCATGGATGCTTTTGTGCTTGTTGTTTGCAGTCAGTCACACTATTTCCTTTATGACATGGGTtgtaaagaaattgttgaaggcTAGAACAAGAACAAAAATGAGAAATAATAATCCAATTAATGGCGTTTGA